A window of Brevibacterium ihuae contains these coding sequences:
- a CDS encoding alpha/beta fold hydrolase yields MSLAAYAAFLPSARRAALVPPEVDGWEWRGHRVRLLRARDPEAGARLLVVHGAGAHGEALWPVASLLIGRGLDITAVDLPLYGGTVTRRRSRVRYEDWIELLVDLVAAEDDGRPVFLLGGSIGGLLAVEAAARLARTVRDMQRAGGQDPVAAVAATCLLDPQDRAARVRMTRFGRLGLGFMPLLGLVRGPLGRIPIRVSWVARLSRMGRSPALGRLCAADPQGGGAWVPLEFLTSYMTHRHPAARSVPVPVHLIHPERDGWTPLALSTATLDRLPEPTRTTVLRECGHFPLEEPGLTDLIDAVEAMVREHS; encoded by the coding sequence ATGAGCCTCGCAGCCTACGCCGCATTCCTCCCGTCCGCCCGCCGCGCCGCGCTCGTCCCCCCGGAGGTCGACGGGTGGGAGTGGCGCGGGCACCGGGTCCGGCTGCTCCGTGCCCGGGATCCCGAGGCCGGCGCCCGGCTCCTCGTGGTCCACGGCGCCGGGGCGCACGGCGAGGCGCTGTGGCCCGTCGCCTCCCTGCTCATCGGCCGCGGGCTCGACATCACCGCCGTCGACCTGCCGCTCTACGGCGGCACGGTCACCCGCAGGCGGTCGCGGGTGCGCTACGAGGACTGGATCGAACTCCTCGTCGACCTCGTCGCCGCCGAGGACGACGGCCGTCCCGTCTTCCTCCTCGGCGGGAGCATCGGCGGACTGCTCGCGGTCGAGGCGGCTGCGCGGCTCGCGCGTACGGTCCGGGACATGCAGCGCGCGGGCGGGCAGGATCCCGTGGCCGCAGTGGCCGCCACCTGCCTGCTCGACCCGCAGGATCGCGCGGCCCGGGTGCGGATGACGCGGTTCGGGCGCCTCGGCCTCGGATTCATGCCGCTGCTCGGACTCGTCCGCGGGCCGCTCGGCCGGATCCCGATCCGGGTGTCGTGGGTGGCCCGGCTGTCCCGGATGGGCCGCAGTCCGGCGCTCGGCCGGCTGTGCGCCGCGGACCCGCAGGGCGGGGGTGCCTGGGTGCCGCTCGAGTTCCTCACCTCGTACATGACGCATCGCCATCCCGCTGCGCGGAGCGTGCCGGTGCCCGTCCACCTCATCCATCCCGAGCGCGACGGGTGGACGCCCCTGGCGCTGAGCACGGCGACGCTCGATCGGTTGCCCGAGCCCACCCGCACAACGGTGCTCCGCGAGTGCGGGCACTTCCCTCTCGAGGAGCCGGGCCTCACCGACCTCATCGACGCCGTCGAGGCGATGGTCCGCGAGCACAGCTGA
- a CDS encoding SGNH/GDSL hydrolase family protein: MIDRITSYVAIGDSFSEGLMDPSPDGTPDLFRGWTDRLAEQLVTSPVGSEDLRYANLAIRGRLLEAIIDEQVPRAIELAPDLVSIVGGGNDCMRPNTDIDAVAARFEEAVVALREAGIEVLLGNGFDTKQASPLIKQLRPKVAIYNSHLWTIAQRHGCTVLDMWGLRSLYAPEMWAPDRIHLSSAGHELVADQALAALEGAPLPSAGVRMPDRPNRPIRAVVAEETQWVRRHLAPWVGRRLRGASSGDHVHPKLPELVRVRPESAPGDAEHSA, translated from the coding sequence ATGATCGACCGCATCACGAGCTACGTCGCCATCGGCGACTCCTTCTCCGAGGGCCTCATGGACCCCTCCCCCGACGGCACCCCCGACCTCTTCCGCGGCTGGACCGACCGGCTCGCCGAGCAGCTCGTCACGAGCCCGGTGGGCTCGGAGGACCTGCGGTACGCGAACCTCGCGATCCGCGGGCGGCTGCTCGAGGCGATCATCGACGAGCAGGTGCCGCGGGCGATCGAGCTCGCCCCGGATCTCGTGTCGATCGTCGGCGGCGGCAACGACTGCATGCGGCCGAACACCGACATCGACGCCGTCGCCGCCCGCTTCGAAGAGGCCGTCGTCGCACTCCGCGAGGCCGGGATCGAGGTGCTCCTCGGCAACGGCTTCGACACCAAGCAGGCGAGCCCGCTCATCAAGCAGCTCCGCCCCAAGGTCGCGATCTACAACTCCCACCTCTGGACGATCGCCCAGCGCCACGGCTGCACCGTTCTCGACATGTGGGGCCTGCGCTCCCTCTACGCCCCGGAGATGTGGGCGCCGGATCGGATCCATCTGAGCTCAGCCGGGCACGAGCTCGTCGCCGACCAGGCGCTCGCCGCTCTCGAGGGCGCTCCCCTGCCGAGCGCCGGGGTGCGGATGCCCGACCGTCCCAACCGGCCGATCCGGGCGGTCGTCGCCGAGGAGACTCAGTGGGTGCGCCGGCACCTCGCGCCCTGGGTGGGCCGCCGGCTGCGCGGGGCGAGCTCGGGCGACCACGTGCACCCGAAGCTCCCCGAGCTCGTGCGGGTCCGGCCGGAGAGCGCACCCGGGGACGCCGAGCACTCCGCATGA
- a CDS encoding ketopantoate reductase family protein has product MSRYIVIGAGAIGGTIGAALADSGTEAVLVARGANADAVETSGVRLRTPDRTITAHPTVVRKPAEVALGTHDVLILATKTHQALSALQDWADLPVHDDSENPVGTAGEHLPLVLMLNGVEAARIAPRWFAEVYSTTIWLPALHIEPGEVVVRMRPALGGFFVGPVTAAARSGSVLESIATDFRAAGFEFVPVEDISVHAWAKLLSNLANGLDAILGPGADIGDLARAMRTEAKTVYAAAGIEHLSNGPAKHGIADRLQMSSVPGVESFGSSSWQSLARGTGSIETDYLTGEIVAIARTVGAEAPRCALVTRWCRALAADSDLGGVIPADAEERRAALERAFAEFAAADG; this is encoded by the coding sequence ATGAGCAGGTACATCGTGATCGGCGCCGGAGCGATCGGCGGAACCATCGGAGCGGCTCTCGCCGACAGCGGCACGGAGGCGGTCCTCGTCGCCCGCGGGGCGAACGCGGACGCCGTCGAGACCTCCGGAGTGCGCCTCCGGACCCCCGACCGGACCATCACAGCACATCCCACGGTAGTCCGGAAACCCGCCGAGGTCGCCCTCGGCACGCACGACGTCCTCATCCTCGCCACGAAGACCCACCAGGCACTCAGCGCACTCCAGGACTGGGCGGACCTGCCCGTCCACGACGACTCCGAGAACCCCGTGGGCACCGCCGGGGAGCACCTGCCCCTCGTCCTCATGCTCAACGGCGTCGAGGCCGCCCGGATCGCCCCGCGGTGGTTCGCCGAGGTGTACTCGACGACGATCTGGCTGCCCGCCCTCCACATCGAGCCCGGCGAGGTCGTCGTGCGGATGCGGCCCGCTCTCGGCGGGTTCTTCGTCGGTCCCGTGACCGCCGCCGCGCGCTCCGGTTCCGTGCTCGAGTCGATCGCGACGGACTTCCGCGCCGCCGGGTTCGAGTTCGTCCCGGTCGAGGACATCTCCGTCCACGCCTGGGCGAAGCTCCTGTCGAACCTCGCCAACGGGCTCGATGCGATCCTCGGGCCGGGTGCCGACATCGGCGACCTCGCCCGGGCCATGCGCACCGAGGCGAAGACGGTCTACGCCGCCGCCGGCATCGAGCACCTGTCGAACGGCCCGGCGAAGCACGGGATCGCCGACCGCCTGCAGATGAGCTCGGTCCCCGGGGTCGAGTCCTTCGGCTCGTCCTCGTGGCAGTCGCTCGCCCGGGGCACCGGGTCGATCGAGACCGACTACCTCACCGGGGAGATCGTCGCGATCGCGCGGACCGTGGGGGCCGAGGCGCCGCGCTGCGCCCTCGTCACGCGGTGGTGCCGCGCGCTGGCCGCCGACTCGGACCTCGGCGGGGTGATCCCGGCCGACGCCGAGGAGCGCCGGGCGGCTCTCGAGCGCGCCTTCGCGGAGTTCGCAGCGGCGGACGGATGA
- a CDS encoding amidohydrolase: MYQPVPVRFGTTVAITGGTVLPIAAGEQRAAAIENGTVLVENGRITAVGPARSVTISDGVRTVDAGGGWITPGLLESHGHLGLHEEGESDADNDVNEKTNPNGAALRALDAINPADVGFRDALRGGVTSAVIKPGSGNPIGGRTAAIKTWGRVVDEMLISEAVSVKAALGENPKNVYGRQQKTPSVRMGVSRIIREAFVAARNYAAHKEEARELGVIHDEDLALETLCQVLRGELAFDQHCHRADDIATAIRLSEEFGYRLVINHGTEGHLIADYLAEKGVDVIVGPLLTSRSKIELRNRAISTPAVLAAAGVRIALTTDHPVVPIDLLINEAALCVRAGLDPETALEALTINPARMLGLDDRVGSLEPGKDGDVVVWSGHPLELESRTAHVFVDGREVYTHDWETGEARVADPFGTTYIHLP; the protein is encoded by the coding sequence ATGTACCAGCCCGTCCCGGTCCGCTTCGGCACGACGGTCGCGATCACCGGCGGCACCGTCCTCCCGATCGCGGCGGGCGAGCAGCGGGCCGCCGCGATCGAGAACGGCACCGTCCTCGTGGAGAACGGCCGGATCACCGCCGTCGGTCCGGCGCGGTCGGTGACGATCTCGGACGGCGTGCGCACCGTCGATGCGGGCGGCGGCTGGATCACCCCCGGGCTCCTCGAGTCCCACGGGCATCTGGGCCTCCACGAGGAGGGGGAGTCGGACGCGGACAACGACGTCAACGAGAAGACGAACCCCAACGGCGCGGCCCTGCGCGCGCTCGACGCGATCAATCCCGCCGACGTCGGCTTCCGCGACGCGCTGCGCGGCGGCGTCACCTCTGCGGTGATCAAGCCCGGTTCCGGCAACCCGATCGGCGGGCGCACCGCCGCGATCAAGACCTGGGGGCGGGTCGTCGACGAGATGCTCATCAGCGAGGCGGTGTCGGTCAAGGCCGCTCTCGGCGAGAACCCCAAGAACGTCTACGGCCGGCAGCAGAAGACGCCCTCGGTCCGGATGGGCGTGTCCCGGATCATCCGCGAGGCCTTCGTCGCCGCGCGCAACTACGCCGCGCACAAGGAGGAGGCGCGCGAGCTCGGCGTGATCCACGACGAGGACCTCGCGCTCGAGACCCTGTGCCAGGTGCTGCGCGGCGAGCTCGCCTTCGACCAGCACTGCCACCGGGCCGACGACATCGCCACCGCGATCCGGTTGTCCGAGGAGTTCGGGTACCGCCTCGTCATCAACCACGGCACCGAGGGCCACCTCATCGCCGACTACCTCGCGGAGAAGGGCGTCGACGTCATCGTCGGCCCGCTGCTGACCTCGCGCTCGAAGATCGAGCTCCGCAACCGCGCCATCAGCACTCCCGCGGTGCTCGCCGCAGCCGGGGTGCGGATCGCGCTCACCACCGATCATCCGGTGGTCCCGATCGACCTCCTCATCAACGAGGCGGCGCTGTGCGTGCGGGCCGGGCTCGATCCCGAGACCGCACTCGAGGCGCTCACCATCAATCCTGCGCGCATGCTCGGACTCGACGACCGGGTGGGCTCGCTCGAGCCGGGCAAGGACGGCGACGTCGTCGTGTGGTCCGGGCACCCGCTCGAGCTCGAGTCCCGGACCGCCCACGTCTTCGTCGACGGCCGCGAGGTGTACACCCACGACTGGGAGACCGGAGAGGCGCGGGTCGCCGACCCCTTCGGGACGACCTACATCCACCTGCCGTGA
- a CDS encoding threonine/serine exporter family protein — MIDEDDDTQEIPVVAEEPPSGDGAADPAATGSTAVAPGPTGEGDPEDFEDPGEQPTSPTPAGGATTATPTADSPLQQRSEQPVAEPQAEESEEAEEPADDSGSSAGTDTAPSSTASRARRIIDKAKPVGSSSTRRAGRIARKAVGRIVSDSSASTQPIPIIAALKGTPYQAPVESTAKSEDEARMILDLAVDIGAIMLRAGAGSADVEVSVIATCTSLGLLDAEVDLTSNSLTVHYANPDGSFMTVLRVNREESLHFAKLASVHALVSDMAEGRTDYLEARERIDAIRRQRRPYTEALVTLARGILAGCFVLLLGGGYVAALLGFLMAVVNDRFGALLGRTGIPVFFTVAGQSMFTTLVAMAAWTFDLIAGPQFLVASGIVLLLPTVGLLSAVQDSLTRFPLTAASRTVEVLVTMAGIVSGIALGLRIGLLVGLSPIEIVVEPTGMAALSVVISLLAASAVSAAGAVGHQASRRIVVPAALVGLAGFGTMMAMSIAGFGNIITSLVSATVVGFLCRPIALRRSAPAIVMLLPAIFPLLQGLSIFSAVYEIIQPQEQVPLSAGLSSLFAAIIANAALAVGAIFGDVLARPLRSPRRSQPPVDPAPAV, encoded by the coding sequence GTGATCGACGAGGACGACGACACCCAGGAGATCCCAGTCGTCGCCGAGGAGCCCCCCTCCGGCGACGGCGCGGCCGATCCCGCGGCCACCGGGTCCACCGCGGTCGCACCCGGCCCCACCGGGGAAGGCGATCCCGAGGACTTCGAGGATCCGGGGGAGCAGCCCACGTCCCCGACCCCGGCCGGGGGAGCGACGACGGCGACCCCGACGGCCGATTCGCCGCTCCAGCAGCGCTCCGAGCAGCCGGTCGCCGAACCGCAGGCCGAGGAGTCGGAGGAGGCCGAGGAGCCCGCCGACGACTCCGGCTCCTCCGCCGGTACCGACACCGCGCCCTCATCGACCGCCTCCCGGGCGCGCCGGATCATCGACAAGGCGAAGCCGGTGGGGTCGAGCTCGACGCGGCGGGCGGGCAGGATCGCCCGCAAGGCCGTCGGCAGGATCGTCAGCGACTCCTCGGCATCGACCCAGCCCATCCCGATCATCGCCGCGCTCAAGGGAACGCCGTACCAGGCGCCCGTCGAGTCGACGGCGAAGTCCGAGGACGAGGCGCGGATGATCCTCGACCTCGCCGTCGACATCGGGGCGATCATGCTCCGGGCCGGAGCCGGCTCCGCCGACGTCGAGGTCTCCGTCATCGCGACCTGCACCTCGCTCGGACTCCTCGATGCGGAGGTCGACCTCACCTCGAACTCCCTCACGGTCCACTACGCCAATCCGGACGGGTCCTTCATGACCGTGCTCCGGGTCAACCGCGAGGAGTCGCTCCACTTCGCGAAGCTCGCGTCCGTCCACGCTCTCGTGTCCGACATGGCCGAAGGTCGGACGGACTACCTCGAGGCCCGCGAGCGGATCGACGCGATCCGGCGTCAGCGGCGCCCCTACACCGAAGCCCTCGTCACCCTCGCGCGGGGCATCCTCGCCGGCTGCTTCGTCCTCCTGCTCGGCGGCGGGTACGTCGCCGCCCTGCTCGGCTTCCTCATGGCGGTCGTCAACGACCGCTTCGGCGCCCTGCTCGGTCGGACCGGCATCCCCGTGTTCTTCACCGTCGCGGGGCAGTCGATGTTCACCACCCTCGTCGCGATGGCCGCGTGGACCTTCGACCTCATCGCCGGCCCGCAGTTCCTCGTCGCGAGCGGCATCGTCCTCCTGCTCCCCACGGTCGGGCTCCTCTCCGCCGTCCAGGACTCGCTCACCCGATTCCCCCTCACCGCCGCCAGCCGCACCGTCGAGGTGCTCGTGACGATGGCCGGCATCGTCTCCGGCATCGCGCTCGGGCTGCGCATCGGGCTGCTCGTGGGACTGTCGCCCATCGAGATCGTCGTCGAGCCGACCGGCATGGCGGCGCTCTCGGTCGTGATCTCGCTCCTCGCCGCCTCGGCGGTCTCTGCGGCCGGCGCCGTCGGCCACCAGGCCTCGCGGCGGATCGTCGTGCCCGCCGCGCTCGTCGGCCTCGCGGGCTTCGGGACCATGATGGCGATGTCGATCGCCGGGTTCGGCAACATCATCACCAGCCTCGTGTCCGCGACGGTCGTGGGCTTCCTGTGCCGGCCGATCGCCCTGCGCCGGAGCGCGCCGGCGATCGTCATGCTCCTCCCGGCGATCTTCCCGCTCCTCCAGGGGCTGTCGATCTTCTCCGCGGTCTACGAGATCATCCAGCCCCAGGAGCAGGTGCCGCTGTCGGCCGGCCTGTCCTCGCTGTTCGCCGCGATCATCGCCAACGCCGCGCTCGCCGTTGGGGCGATCTTCGGCGACGTGCTCGCCCGGCCGCTGCGGTCGCCGCGGCGGTCACAGCCGCCAGTCGACCCCGCGCCCGCCGTGTGA
- a CDS encoding uracil-DNA glycosylase translates to MADSPPPLSQIMAPDWAAALAPVSADIRRMGDFLRAEVAAGRRYLPAGDQVFRAFAEPLAEVQVLIVGQDPYPTPGHPIGLSFAVAPDVRPLPRSLQNIYTELESDLGIPRPESGDLRPWSRQGVMLLNRSLTVAPGSPASHRGKGWEAVTDRAIEALIERGGPLVAILWGRDARSLAPRLEGVPIITSAHPSPLSASRGFFGSRPFSRANELLRSHGGRGVDWRL, encoded by the coding sequence ATGGCCGACTCCCCGCCCCCGCTGTCGCAGATCATGGCCCCCGACTGGGCCGCCGCGCTCGCCCCGGTGTCCGCCGACATCCGGCGGATGGGCGACTTCCTCCGTGCCGAGGTCGCCGCCGGGCGCCGGTACCTGCCGGCCGGGGACCAGGTGTTCCGCGCCTTCGCCGAACCGCTCGCGGAGGTCCAGGTGCTCATCGTCGGGCAGGACCCGTACCCCACCCCCGGGCATCCGATCGGCCTGTCGTTCGCTGTCGCCCCGGACGTGCGGCCGCTCCCGCGCTCGCTGCAGAACATCTACACCGAGCTCGAATCGGACCTCGGGATCCCGCGACCGGAGTCCGGGGACCTGCGACCGTGGTCCCGGCAGGGCGTCATGCTGCTCAACCGCTCGCTCACCGTGGCGCCGGGCTCCCCGGCCTCCCACCGCGGCAAGGGCTGGGAGGCGGTGACGGATCGCGCGATCGAGGCGCTCATCGAGCGCGGCGGCCCGCTCGTCGCGATCCTGTGGGGCCGGGACGCCCGGTCGCTCGCACCGCGGCTGGAGGGAGTGCCGATCATCACCTCGGCCCACCCCTCGCCGCTGTCGGCGTCGCGCGGGTTCTTCGGCTCGCGGCCCTTCAGCCGTGCGAACGAGCTGCTGCGCTCACACGGCGGGCGCGGGGTCGACTGGCGGCTGTGA
- the mmsB gene encoding 3-hydroxyisobutyrate dehydrogenase, with the protein MATIAWIGLGNMGHPMTANLVRAGHTVRGFDLSAPALEAAAADGVVAVGSSTEALEGAEIAFTMLPRGEHALAAYQGPEGIFANAAPGTLLIDCSTIDVASARTLHDEAAAAGFEFLDAPVSGGIAGAQKGTLAFMIGGESAVVEKARPFIEPMAGNIIATGEATTGQAAKICNNLMLFINMVSSSEAAVLADRLGLDHEVFYSIATVSSGDSWPLRTWYPYPGVVESSPANHDFAPTFTADLANKDIRLALAAAEETDTPLVLGSIVQEMLQKVSDAGAGDRDCSIVKKLVDGSFES; encoded by the coding sequence ATGGCGACGATCGCCTGGATCGGCCTGGGGAACATGGGCCACCCGATGACTGCGAACCTGGTGAGGGCCGGGCACACCGTGCGCGGCTTCGACCTGTCGGCCCCGGCGCTCGAGGCGGCAGCGGCAGACGGCGTCGTCGCCGTGGGATCCTCGACCGAGGCGCTCGAGGGCGCGGAGATCGCGTTCACCATGCTGCCGCGCGGGGAGCACGCGCTCGCCGCCTACCAGGGGCCCGAGGGGATCTTCGCGAACGCCGCCCCCGGCACCCTGCTCATCGACTGCTCGACGATCGACGTCGCCTCGGCGCGCACCCTCCACGACGAGGCGGCCGCCGCCGGCTTCGAGTTCCTCGATGCTCCCGTGTCCGGCGGCATCGCCGGGGCGCAGAAGGGCACGCTCGCCTTCATGATCGGCGGGGAGTCCGCCGTCGTGGAGAAGGCCCGCCCATTCATCGAGCCGATGGCCGGCAACATCATCGCGACCGGTGAGGCGACGACCGGTCAGGCCGCGAAGATCTGCAACAACCTCATGCTCTTCATCAACATGGTCTCGAGCTCCGAGGCCGCCGTGCTCGCCGACCGGCTGGGCCTCGATCACGAGGTGTTCTACTCGATCGCCACGGTGTCCTCGGGCGACTCGTGGCCGCTGCGCACGTGGTACCCGTACCCCGGCGTCGTCGAGTCCTCGCCGGCGAACCACGACTTCGCACCCACCTTCACCGCGGATCTCGCGAACAAGGACATCCGGCTCGCGCTCGCCGCGGCCGAGGAGACCGATACCCCGCTCGTGCTCGGCTCGATCGTCCAGGAGATGCTCCAGAAGGTGTCCGACGCCGGCGCCGGAGACCGCGACTGCTCGATCGTCAAGAAGCTCGTCGACGGCTCGTTCGAGTCCTGA
- a CDS encoding aldehyde dehydrogenase family protein → MTDFPEPTYWKMYIDGEWVEAADGGRTDVITPIDRNQVVATVPDGKAEDADRAVEAARRAFPAWAGLHFKERQKLILRCADALEEAAEELAQLTAIDTGNAIRTQARPETGVLVDLFRYMGGVAGEVKGITLPAGDGDLHYTKREPLGVVAGILPWNSPLMIAAFKTPAALTAGNTLVLKSAEDAPLTIVKMAEVIGDILPPGVFNVVTGKGSVIGEALVQHPGVDKVSFTGSTGIGRHVAEVAGKRLAHSSMELGGKSPNIVFPDSNTDDVLEQVLLSTRFARQGQSCTMGSRLFLHTEIYDDFLAKLVERIKGMKVGDPRDEASDIGCVINKKQYDQIADYIEMGKSMDGVEIAYDGSDDLEVGEPGFYHAPVVFSKAKNEWRTSQEEIFGPVLSVIPWTTEDEVVAMANDSDFGLAAYVFCRDIDTALRMANRIESGWVQVNQGGGQVVGQSYGGYKTSGFGREASLEGMLEGFTQIKQINVKIR, encoded by the coding sequence GTGACCGATTTCCCGGAGCCCACCTACTGGAAGATGTACATCGACGGCGAATGGGTCGAGGCCGCCGACGGCGGACGCACCGACGTCATCACCCCGATCGACCGCAACCAGGTCGTCGCCACCGTGCCCGACGGCAAGGCCGAGGACGCCGACCGGGCCGTCGAGGCCGCCCGGCGCGCGTTCCCCGCCTGGGCGGGACTCCACTTCAAGGAGCGCCAGAAGCTCATCCTCCGCTGCGCCGACGCCCTCGAGGAGGCCGCCGAGGAGCTCGCCCAGCTCACCGCGATCGACACCGGCAATGCGATCCGCACCCAGGCCCGTCCGGAGACCGGCGTGCTCGTCGACCTGTTCCGCTACATGGGCGGCGTGGCCGGCGAGGTCAAGGGAATCACCCTGCCCGCCGGCGACGGGGACCTCCACTACACCAAGCGGGAGCCGCTCGGCGTCGTCGCCGGCATCCTGCCGTGGAACTCCCCGCTGATGATCGCGGCGTTCAAGACCCCGGCCGCGCTCACCGCCGGCAACACCCTCGTGCTCAAGAGCGCCGAGGACGCACCGCTCACCATCGTCAAGATGGCCGAGGTCATCGGCGACATCCTGCCGCCGGGCGTGTTCAACGTCGTCACCGGCAAGGGCTCGGTGATCGGCGAGGCCCTCGTGCAGCACCCGGGCGTGGACAAGGTGTCCTTCACCGGCTCGACCGGGATCGGACGGCACGTCGCCGAGGTCGCCGGCAAGCGCCTCGCGCACTCCTCGATGGAGCTCGGCGGCAAGAGCCCGAACATCGTGTTCCCCGACTCGAACACCGACGACGTCCTCGAGCAGGTGCTCCTCTCGACCCGCTTCGCCCGCCAGGGCCAGTCGTGCACCATGGGCTCGCGCCTGTTCCTCCACACCGAGATCTACGACGACTTCCTCGCCAAGCTCGTCGAGCGGATCAAGGGGATGAAGGTCGGCGACCCGCGCGACGAGGCGAGCGACATCGGCTGCGTCATCAACAAGAAGCAGTACGACCAGATCGCCGACTACATCGAGATGGGCAAGTCGATGGACGGCGTCGAGATCGCCTACGACGGGTCGGACGACCTCGAGGTCGGCGAGCCGGGCTTCTACCACGCCCCGGTCGTGTTCTCGAAGGCGAAGAACGAATGGCGGACGAGCCAGGAGGAGATCTTCGGCCCCGTGCTCTCGGTCATCCCGTGGACCACCGAGGACGAGGTCGTCGCGATGGCCAACGACAGCGACTTCGGGCTCGCGGCCTACGTGTTCTGCCGCGACATCGACACCGCGCTGCGGATGGCGAACCGGATCGAGTCCGGCTGGGTCCAGGTCAACCAGGGCGGCGGCCAGGTCGTCGGCCAGTCCTACGGCGGGTACAAGACCTCCGGCTTCGGCCGCGAGGCCTCGCTCGAGGGCATGCTCGAGGGCTTCACCCAGATCAAGCAGATCAACGTCAAGATCCGCTGA
- a CDS encoding DUF3263 domain-containing protein: MNRENAGADRPREAQAPHGELGTLESAVLEFERRWYTYGGAKDHAIRERFDLSAAAYFQVLNSLLENPAAYAADPILIKRLRRIRDSRQRDRAQARIAR, translated from the coding sequence ATGAACCGCGAGAACGCAGGAGCGGATCGACCCCGTGAGGCGCAGGCGCCGCACGGCGAGCTGGGCACCCTGGAATCGGCGGTCCTCGAGTTCGAGCGCCGCTGGTACACCTACGGCGGTGCGAAGGACCACGCGATCCGCGAGCGCTTCGACCTGTCCGCCGCCGCCTACTTCCAGGTCCTCAACTCCCTGCTCGAGAACCCCGCGGCCTACGCCGCGGATCCGATCCTCATCAAGCGGCTGCGGCGCATCCGCGACAGCCGCCAGCGCGATCGCGCGCAGGCGCGGATCGCGAGGTAG
- a CDS encoding LytR C-terminal domain-containing protein, which translates to MAEYPRDEFDDLAPTGRKGAHRRDGGPTTQAGAIALVAILAIAALLLVLGAINIIRSSTADPEEQVAEQAPTAESTADPTAEEDTSVDIDQVEKTAEVTVLNASGVSGAGGAFGDAVEEAGWTLGRVGNHSTSDTVSSIHYADEASAEEAQALGELLGIADIELSEEFTGDITVVVCSDIANDPPAPAGTGDAAEDTGA; encoded by the coding sequence ATGGCCGAGTACCCCAGGGACGAGTTCGACGACCTCGCGCCGACGGGCCGCAAGGGCGCCCACCGGCGCGACGGCGGTCCGACGACGCAGGCCGGGGCCATCGCCCTCGTCGCGATCCTTGCGATCGCCGCGCTCCTCCTCGTGCTCGGCGCGATCAACATCATCCGGTCCTCGACCGCGGACCCCGAGGAGCAGGTCGCCGAGCAGGCGCCCACGGCAGAATCCACCGCGGACCCGACGGCGGAGGAGGATACCTCGGTCGACATCGATCAGGTCGAGAAGACCGCCGAGGTCACCGTGCTCAACGCCTCCGGCGTCTCCGGTGCCGGAGGAGCGTTCGGCGACGCCGTCGAAGAGGCCGGCTGGACCTTGGGCCGGGTGGGCAACCACTCGACCTCCGACACCGTGTCCTCGATCCACTACGCCGACGAGGCCTCCGCCGAGGAGGCCCAGGCCCTGGGCGAGCTGCTCGGGATCGCCGACATCGAGCTCTCCGAGGAGTTCACCGGCGACATCACCGTCGTCGTGTGCTCGGACATCGCGAACGATCCGCCCGCCCCGGCGGGGACCGGAGACGCCGCAGAGGACACCGGAGCCTGA
- a CDS encoding cold-shock protein, which produces MAQGTVKWFNAEKGYGFITVDGGEQDVFVHWSAIQMDGYRSLEEGQQVEFEVGQGDKGPQAESVTLA; this is translated from the coding sequence ATGGCGCAAGGTACTGTCAAGTGGTTCAATGCCGAAAAGGGATACGGTTTCATCACCGTTGACGGCGGCGAGCAGGATGTCTTCGTCCACTGGTCCGCGATCCAGATGGACGGCTACCGTTCGCTGGAAGAGGGTCAGCAGGTCGAGTTCGAGGTCGGCCAGGGCGACAAGGGCCCGCAGGCGGAGTCCGTGACTCTCGCCTGA